In Cervus canadensis isolate Bull #8, Minnesota chromosome 6, ASM1932006v1, whole genome shotgun sequence, one DNA window encodes the following:
- the FAM214A gene encoding protein FAM214A isoform X4, protein MVFSGNKGLHREDTLDEYFEYDAEEFLVSLALLITEGRTPECSVKGRTESFHCPPAQSCYPVTTKHECSDKLAQCRQARRTRSEVALLWKNNLPIMVEVMLLPDCCYSDDGPTTEGIDLNDPAIKQDALLLERWILEPVPRQSGDRFIEEKTLLLAVRSFVFFSQLSAWLSVSHGATPRNILYRISAADVDLQWNFSQTPIEHVFPVPNVSHNVALKVSVQSLPRQSNYPVLACSIHTNIGLYEKRIQEHELKTHQHRNSTEADHCSTDSSQRVCSKQTWTMAPESIILHAKNGTTPEYNAAVKNVKLYPGTGSKSDYGTSQGNILGFSSIGEKKSHETSVRTLKSFSVVDSSDSSRQSSWQSVGETNPLIGSLIQDRQEVIARIAQHLIHCDPSTSHISGHPLNIQESSSLNSKLLRVSQENESVRRCKETFSVSFGSPELTSSEDTSEGKIRVKPETPQNGTCISNGLHSRQSVGESNPLISSLLQGRQDIIARIAQHLEHIDPMASHMPRQSFNMQDSSSVPSKVFRSSYEDKNLLKKNKDDISVSISNTKFSLLDDISEGKNLISNKYFSSFNCNSKVKPSLQPQTRRNLYKDNPSEIRSTFQEIQNKATGLMTPSNISHCRENNFDLTIRLENTPSECQFKKQEISDEIDKEHSNCNSIDKQICTNKYKDKIINENYNPESFNNRQCDNSKKNDLKVKVTVLEMSGCLSKHENECSNKDPKRPKPCEQNTHLNSIENYLVKDSEGFKCKKLDQLRNEQDKKEDPIDENSQNSSQRKNLKDCLSTCERLKNKEVLQRTIPLKHSSVWQKHNFHSLDGTSTRAFHPRTGLPLLSSPVPQRKAQSGCFDLDSSFLHLKSLSSRSPQPCLNIEDDPDIHEKPLLSSSAPPVTSLSLLGNFEESVLNYRLDPLGIVDGFTAEVGASGVFCPTHLTLPVEVSFYSVSDDNAPSPYMDCKRVCLLAKYSQ, encoded by the exons ATACTCTGGATGAATATTTTGAGTATGATGCAGAGGAATTCTTGGTCTCTCTGGCCTTGTTAATAACAGAAGGACGAACACCTGAATGTTCTGTTAAAGGTCGAACAGAAAGTTTCCATTGTCCTCCAGCACAGTCCTGTTACCCAGTAACTACAAAACATGAATGTAGTGACAAGCTGGCCCAG TGTCGCCAAGCCAGACGAACTAGGTCTGAGGTCGCCTTGTTGTGGAAGAATAACCTTCCAATCATGGTGGAAGTGATGCTACTACCAGACTGCTGCTACAGTGATGATGGGCCCACCACCGAAGGAATTGATCTGAATGATCCTGCTATTAAACAAGATGCATTATTATTAGAAAGATGGATATTGGAGCCAGTTCCTAGACA GAGTGGTGATCGATTTATTGAAGAGAAGACTCTCCTGTTGGCTGTCCgctcatttgtgtttttttctcaaTTAAGTGCTTGGCTGAGTGTTTCTCATGGTGCTACTCCACGAAATATTCTTTACAG AATCAGTGCTGCTGATGTAGACCTACAGTGGAATTTCTCACAGACTCCAATTGAACATGTGTTTCCTGTTCCCAATGTTTCTCACAATGTGGCCTTGAAAGTCAGCGTTCAGTCCCTGCCCAGACAATCTAATTATCCAGTTTTGGCCTGTAGTATTCACACTAATATTGGCCTTTATGAGAAAAGAATTCAAGAACATGAACTTAAAACCCATCAGCACCGAAATTCTACAGAAGCAGATCACTGTAGTACAGACAGTTCACAGCGTGTTTGCAGCAAACAAACTTGGACCATGGCACCTGAAAGCATAATATTACATGCAAAAAATGGCACAACTCCAGAATATAATGCAGCTGTCAAAAATGTCAAGCTATATCCAGGCACTGGCAGTAAATCTGACTATGGAACATCTCAAGGCAATATTTTGGGCTTCAGTAGTATAGGAGAGAAAAAGTCACATGAAACATCAGTGAGAACTTTAAAATCGTTTTCAGTGGTTGATTCCAGTGACTCTAGTCGCCAGAGTTCCTGGCAGTCAGTTGGTGAAACTAATCCTTTAATAGGCTCTTTAATTCAGGACCGGCAAGAAGTTATCGCAAGAATAGCTCAGCATTTGATTCATTGTGATCCAAGTACTTCCCATATTTCTGGACATCCACTTAATATACAAGAATCTAGTTCACTTAATTCAAAACTTCTCCGTGTTtcacaagaaaatgaaagtgtaagAAGATGTAAAGAAacattctctgtctcttttggcAGTCCAGAGCTCACCTCTTCAGAAGACACCAGTGAAGGGAAGATTCGAGTAAAACCAGAAACTCCTCAAAATGGCACTTGCATCTCTAATGGTCTTCATTCTCGTCAGTCTGTTGGTGAGTCTAATCCTTTGATAAGCTCTTTACTCCAAGGACGGCAAGATATCATTGCAAGGATTGCTCAACACTTGGAGCATATTGATCCAATGGCATCTCACATGCCCCGGCAATCATTCAATATGCAGGACTCCAGTTCAGTTCCTTCTAAAGTATTTAGGAGTTCCTATGAAGacaaaaatttattgaagaaaaacaaggatgacatctctgtttccatttctaaTACAAAATTTTCCTTGTTAGATGACATCAGTGAAGGGAAAAACTTAATATCTAACaaatattttagttcttttaattGCAACAGTAAAGTCAAGCCTTCTTTGCAACCTCAAACAAGAAGAAATCTGTATAAGGACAATCCTAGTGAAATCCGAAGTACATTTCAGGAGATACAGAACAAAGCTACTGGTTTAATGACCCCTTCGAATATATCTCACTGCAGAGAAAACAACTTCGATTTGACAATCAGGTTAGAAAACACACCTTCTGAGTGTCAATTTAAGAAGCAAGAAATTAGCGATGAAATTGATAAAGAGCATTCAAATTGTAATAGTATTGACAAACAGATTTGCACAAATAAGTATAAggacaaaataataaatgaaaattataatccAGAATCTTTTAACAATCGCCAGTGtgataattcaaaaaaaaatgacttgaaagTAAAAGTTACTGTGTTGGAAATGTCTGGATGTCTGAGTAAACATGAAAACGAGTGCTCAAATAAAGACCCAAAGAGGCCTAAGCCATGTGAACAAAACACTCACCTTAATAGTATAGAAAATTATCTTGTTAAAGATAGTGAAGGTTTCAAATGCAAAAAGCTAGACCAATTAAGAAATGAACAGGATAAGAAAGAAGATCCAATTGATGAAAACTCTCAAAACTCTTCtcagagaaagaatttaaaagattGTTTGTCCACATGTGAACGACTGAAAAATAAAGAGGTGTTG CAGAGAACTATACCACTTAAACATTCAAGTGTCTGGCAGAAACATAATTTTCATTCCTTGGATGGAACCTCAACCAGAGCCTTTCATCCTCGAACTGGATTGCCTCTTCTTTCCAGTCCT GTTCCTCAAAGAAAGGCACAATCAGGTTGCTTTGATCTGGATTCTTCATTCCTGCATCTGAAAAGCTTATCATCTAGAAG tCCTCAACCATGTTTAAACATTGAAGATGATCCAGATATTCATGAAAAACCACTTCTGAGTTCTAGTGCTCCACCTGTAACAAGTCTTAGTCTCTTAGGAAATTTTGag gAATCTGTCTTGAACTATCGTTTAGATCCTCTCGGCATTGTTGATGGCTTTACTGCAGAGGTAGGGGCAAGTGGTGTCTTCTGCCCCACCCATTTGACTCTTCCAGTTGAAGTGTCATTCTACAGTGTTTCTGACGATAACGCTCCCTCTCCTTATATG GACTGCAAACGAGTTTGCCTGCTTGCTAAATACAGCCAATAA